One stretch of Microcebus murinus isolate Inina chromosome 12, M.murinus_Inina_mat1.0, whole genome shotgun sequence DNA includes these proteins:
- the SET gene encoding protein SET isoform X1, whose product MAPKRQSPLPPQKKKPRPPAAPKPEDASASPGLPKKKEKEQQEAIEHIDEVQNEIDRLNEQASEEILKVEQKYNKLRQPFFQKRSELIAKIPNFWVTTFVNHPQVSALLGEEDEEALHYLTRVEVTEFEDIKSGYRIDFYFDENPYFENKVLSKEFHLNESGDPSSKSTEIKWKSGKDLTKRSSQTQNKASRKRQHEEPESFFTWFTDHSDAGADELGEVIKDDIWPNPLQYYLVPDMDDEEGEGEEDDDDDEEEEGLEDIDEEGDEDEGEEDEDDDEGEEGEEDEGEDD is encoded by the exons ATGGCCCCCAAACGCCAGTCTCCGCTCCCGCCTCAGAAGAAGAAACCAAGACCGCCTGCTGCCCCGAAGCCAGAGGACGCCTCGGCCTCTCCGGGCTTGCCGAAGAAGAAAG aaaaagAGCAGCAGGAAGCAATTGAACATATTGATGAAGTACAAAATGAAATAGAcag ACTTAATGAACAAGCCAGTGAGGAGATTTTGAAAGTAGAACAGAAATATAACAAACTCCGCCAACCATTTTTTCAGAAGAGGTCAGAGTTGATCGCCAAAATCCCAAATTTTTGGGTAACAACATTCGTCAACCATCCACAAG TGTCTGCACTGCTTGGGGAGGAGGACGAAGAGGCACTGCATTATTTGACCAGAGTTGAAGTGACAGAATTTGAAGATATTAAATCAGGTTACAGAATAGATTTT TATTTTGATGAAAATCCTTACTTCGAAAATAAAGTTCTCTCCAAAGAATTTCATCTGAATGAGAGTGGTGATCCATCTTCAAAGTCCACTGAAATCAAATGGAAATCTGGAAAG gaCTTGACGAAACGTTCCAGTCAAACACAGAATAAAGCCAGCAGGAAGAGGCAGCATGAAGAACCAGAGAGCTTCTTTACCTGGTTTACTGACCATTCTGATGCAGGTGCAGATGAATTAGGAGAGGTCATCAAAGATGATATTTGGCCAAATCCATTACAATACTACTTG GTTCCTGATATGGATGATGAagagggggaaggagaagaagatgatgatgatgatgaggaagAAGAAGGCTTGGAAGATATTGATGAAGAAGGGGATGAGGATGAAGgtgaagaagatgaagatgatgatgaaggagaggaaggagag GAGGATGAAGGAGAAGATGACTAA
- the SET gene encoding protein SET isoform X2, translating into MSAPAAKVSKKELNSNHDGADETSEKEQQEAIEHIDEVQNEIDRLNEQASEEILKVEQKYNKLRQPFFQKRSELIAKIPNFWVTTFVNHPQVSALLGEEDEEALHYLTRVEVTEFEDIKSGYRIDFYFDENPYFENKVLSKEFHLNESGDPSSKSTEIKWKSGKDLTKRSSQTQNKASRKRQHEEPESFFTWFTDHSDAGADELGEVIKDDIWPNPLQYYLVPDMDDEEGEGEEDDDDDEEEEGLEDIDEEGDEDEGEEDEDDDEGEEGEEDEGEDD; encoded by the exons ATGTCGGCGCCGGCGGCCAAAGTCAGTAAAAAGGAGCTCAACTCCAACCACGACGGGGCCGACGAGACCTCAG aaaaagAGCAGCAGGAAGCAATTGAACATATTGATGAAGTACAAAATGAAATAGAcag ACTTAATGAACAAGCCAGTGAGGAGATTTTGAAAGTAGAACAGAAATATAACAAACTCCGCCAACCATTTTTTCAGAAGAGGTCAGAGTTGATCGCCAAAATCCCAAATTTTTGGGTAACAACATTCGTCAACCATCCACAAG TGTCTGCACTGCTTGGGGAGGAGGACGAAGAGGCACTGCATTATTTGACCAGAGTTGAAGTGACAGAATTTGAAGATATTAAATCAGGTTACAGAATAGATTTT TATTTTGATGAAAATCCTTACTTCGAAAATAAAGTTCTCTCCAAAGAATTTCATCTGAATGAGAGTGGTGATCCATCTTCAAAGTCCACTGAAATCAAATGGAAATCTGGAAAG gaCTTGACGAAACGTTCCAGTCAAACACAGAATAAAGCCAGCAGGAAGAGGCAGCATGAAGAACCAGAGAGCTTCTTTACCTGGTTTACTGACCATTCTGATGCAGGTGCAGATGAATTAGGAGAGGTCATCAAAGATGATATTTGGCCAAATCCATTACAATACTACTTG GTTCCTGATATGGATGATGAagagggggaaggagaagaagatgatgatgatgatgaggaagAAGAAGGCTTGGAAGATATTGATGAAGAAGGGGATGAGGATGAAGgtgaagaagatgaagatgatgatgaaggagaggaaggagag GAGGATGAAGGAGAAGATGACTAA